Proteins co-encoded in one Neosynechococcus sphagnicola sy1 genomic window:
- a CDS encoding DNA-directed RNA polymerase subunit beta'' codes for MPPGIHTAESGQVLHVEGSLITLRLARPYRVSPGAVLHINDGDLVQRGDNLVLLVFERAKTGDIIQGLPRIEELLEARKPKEACVLAERPGTAQVLYGEDDDSVEIKILEADGVITDYPLGPGQNLIVSDGQVVEAAEPLTDGPANPHEILEVFFKLNRETLGIHDAALISLQKVQSFLVNEVQSVYQSQGIDISDKHIEVVVRQMTSKARLDDGGDTTMLPGELVELYQIEQVNEAMSITGGAPAEYTPVLLGITKASLNTDSFISAASFQETTRVLTEAAIEGKSDWLRGLKENVIIGRLIPAGTGFNAYEEPSSPDIDLTYDSAIYDEDVDLKDVVLDDRTARTYSLENGFEDRATYGYGVRGTEDEVVSPFVLEDEEEFIDDGVDDNDDD; via the coding sequence TTGCCCCCGGGCATTCATACCGCAGAATCGGGACAGGTCCTCCACGTTGAGGGTTCTCTGATCACATTGCGCTTGGCTCGTCCCTACCGGGTGTCTCCGGGTGCGGTGCTGCACATCAATGATGGCGATCTGGTGCAGCGGGGTGACAATCTGGTGCTATTGGTATTTGAGCGCGCTAAGACTGGGGACATCATCCAGGGTCTTCCTCGGATTGAAGAGCTTCTAGAAGCCCGTAAGCCCAAGGAAGCCTGTGTCTTGGCCGAGCGACCGGGCACCGCTCAGGTTTTGTACGGTGAGGATGATGATTCCGTCGAGATCAAGATTCTGGAAGCCGATGGGGTGATTACCGACTATCCCCTCGGCCCTGGACAGAACCTGATCGTCAGTGATGGTCAGGTGGTCGAAGCTGCCGAGCCCCTCACCGATGGCCCTGCCAATCCTCACGAAATCCTGGAAGTTTTCTTTAAGCTCAACCGAGAAACCCTGGGTATCCATGATGCAGCCCTGATCAGCTTGCAAAAGGTGCAGTCCTTTCTAGTGAATGAGGTGCAGTCAGTGTATCAGTCCCAAGGGATTGATATCTCGGACAAGCATATTGAAGTCGTGGTGCGGCAGATGACCTCTAAAGCCCGGCTAGACGATGGGGGGGATACCACCATGCTGCCCGGAGAACTGGTGGAACTCTACCAGATTGAACAAGTCAACGAGGCCATGTCGATTACTGGGGGGGCTCCTGCAGAGTACACACCAGTGCTCTTAGGGATTACGAAAGCCTCGCTCAATACCGATAGCTTTATTTCCGCTGCCAGCTTCCAGGAAACCACCCGGGTGCTGACGGAAGCTGCGATTGAAGGCAAATCAGATTGGCTGCGAGGTCTAAAGGAAAACGTCATTATTGGACGACTGATTCCGGCAGGAACTGGATTCAATGCCTATGAAGAACCCAGTAGTCCCGACATTGATCTCACCTATGACAGTGCAATTTATGACGAGGATGTCGATCTCAAAGACGTGGTGTTAGACGATCGCACCGCTCGCACCTACAGTCTGGAAAATGGGTTTGAAGACCGTGCCACCTATGGCTATGGGGTTCGGGGCACGGAAGATGAAGTTGTCTCTCCCTTCGTTCTTGAAGATGAAGAGGAATTCATTGATGATGGCGTTGATGACAACGACGACGATTAG
- a CDS encoding DNA-directed RNA polymerase subunit beta'': MAAQEPKKQIFRNRVINKGQLRNLISWSFIHYGTARTAQVADELKDLGFRFATKAGVSISVDDLQVPPSKRRLLEAAEETIRETEIRYTRGEITEVERFQKVIDTWNSTNEELKDEVVRNFKSNDPLNSVYMMAFSGARGNISQVRQLVGMRGLMANPQGEIIDLPIKTNFREGLTVTEYIISSYGARKGLVDTALRTADSGYLTRRLVDVSQDVIIREIDCGTQRGVPLRSMTDGDRVLIPLKDRLLGRVLAADAVHPQTGEVIASRNQPLSDELAKAIGKAAVEEVLLRSPLTCEATRSVCQHCYGWSLAHAHLVDIGEAVGIIAAQSIGEPGTQLTMRTFHTGGVFTGEMARQTKANFDGIVRYPKNLRARPFRTRHGEDALVIEANTEIVLESGSTKETIPIPQGSTLLVTRNGQAVKKDHILAEVPITGRTRKTTEKAQKDVASDLAGEVRFADIVPEEKRDRQGNTTRNAQRGGLIWVLAGEVYNLPPGAEPIVKNGDRIVAGGVVAETKLVTENGGVVRLPQEKDGKGGREVEIITASVLLDTARVRVESQQGRDHYLIETNANQSFSLKATPGTKVQNGQVVAELIDNRYHTQTGGILKYSGVEVAKKGKAKQGYEVVQGGTLLWIPEEAHEINKDISLLLVEDGQFIEAGTEIVKDIFCQNSGVIEVTQKNDILREIVIKPGDLHMVDSPDQLLVKHESIASPGQEVMSGLSVNDLRYVEYVETPEGSAILLRPVTEFPVPNEPSVPSQESTSEVGRSISLRAVQRIPFKDGDRVKSVEGLELLRTQLVLEIGKDAPQLAADIELVPDETEPEVMRLQLVILESLVVRRDIAADPTQGSTHTRLLVEDGHEIKPGAVVARTEIQCKEPGEVQGIREGAEAIRRILVVRDADKMQIDTQDQTPKVKVGDLLVANSEIAPGHSYRRIGTGPPR, translated from the coding sequence ATGGCAGCGCAAGAACCAAAGAAGCAAATTTTTCGCAACCGGGTGATTAACAAGGGGCAACTGCGAAATCTGATTTCATGGTCATTTATCCACTATGGAACTGCGCGGACGGCGCAAGTGGCAGATGAACTCAAGGATTTAGGCTTTCGATTTGCCACCAAGGCCGGGGTTTCCATTAGTGTTGATGACCTCCAGGTACCGCCCAGTAAGCGCCGATTGTTAGAAGCGGCGGAGGAGACGATCCGGGAGACAGAAATTCGTTATACCCGTGGGGAGATTACGGAGGTCGAGCGGTTCCAAAAGGTCATTGATACCTGGAATAGCACCAACGAAGAACTCAAAGATGAAGTGGTTCGTAACTTCAAATCCAATGACCCGCTGAATTCGGTCTACATGATGGCGTTCTCAGGAGCCCGGGGAAATATTTCCCAAGTGCGGCAACTGGTGGGGATGCGCGGTCTGATGGCAAATCCCCAGGGGGAGATCATTGACCTGCCGATCAAGACCAATTTCCGAGAGGGGTTGACGGTTACGGAGTATATTATTTCGTCTTACGGGGCCCGGAAGGGTCTGGTGGATACGGCCTTGAGAACCGCTGACTCTGGCTATCTCACCCGGCGTCTGGTGGATGTCTCTCAGGATGTGATTATTCGTGAGATTGACTGTGGCACTCAACGAGGGGTACCCCTGCGGAGTATGACGGATGGAGATCGCGTCCTGATTCCGTTGAAGGATCGATTGTTAGGACGGGTGCTCGCAGCCGATGCTGTGCATCCCCAAACCGGTGAGGTTATTGCCAGCCGTAACCAGCCACTGTCGGATGAACTCGCCAAAGCAATTGGCAAAGCCGCGGTTGAAGAGGTGCTCTTGCGATCGCCCCTGACCTGTGAAGCCACCCGGTCGGTCTGCCAGCATTGCTACGGCTGGAGTTTGGCCCATGCCCACTTAGTTGACATTGGCGAAGCGGTGGGCATTATTGCTGCCCAGTCCATTGGGGAACCGGGTACCCAGCTGACCATGCGTACCTTCCATACCGGCGGGGTGTTTACGGGTGAAATGGCTCGCCAAACCAAGGCGAACTTTGATGGCATTGTCCGCTATCCCAAGAACTTGCGCGCCCGACCTTTTCGTACCCGCCACGGGGAAGATGCTCTCGTGATCGAAGCCAACACAGAGATTGTTCTGGAGTCTGGATCGACCAAAGAAACCATCCCCATTCCCCAGGGTTCAACCCTGTTGGTGACGCGGAATGGGCAAGCGGTGAAGAAAGACCACATCCTGGCCGAAGTGCCGATTACGGGACGAACCCGTAAAACCACTGAAAAAGCCCAGAAAGATGTGGCCTCCGACCTCGCAGGTGAGGTGCGGTTTGCCGACATTGTTCCCGAAGAAAAACGCGATCGCCAAGGGAATACCACCCGCAACGCCCAACGGGGTGGTTTGATTTGGGTCCTCGCCGGCGAGGTCTATAACTTACCACCGGGAGCCGAACCGATTGTCAAAAACGGCGATCGCATTGTGGCGGGTGGCGTCGTGGCTGAAACCAAACTGGTCACTGAAAATGGTGGGGTCGTGCGGCTGCCCCAAGAGAAAGATGGCAAAGGGGGGCGAGAGGTGGAAATCATTACCGCATCCGTCTTACTCGACACCGCCCGAGTCCGTGTTGAGAGTCAGCAAGGACGCGATCACTACTTGATTGAAACCAATGCCAATCAATCGTTCTCCCTGAAGGCAACCCCCGGCACCAAAGTACAAAACGGTCAGGTGGTGGCGGAACTGATTGATAACCGCTATCACACCCAAACTGGGGGCATTCTTAAGTACTCTGGGGTAGAAGTTGCCAAAAAAGGCAAGGCAAAGCAGGGCTATGAAGTGGTTCAGGGCGGAACCCTGCTCTGGATTCCTGAAGAAGCCCATGAGATCAACAAGGATATTTCCCTGTTGCTGGTGGAAGACGGTCAGTTTATTGAAGCAGGAACCGAAATTGTCAAGGATATCTTCTGTCAGAACAGTGGGGTAATCGAAGTCACTCAGAAAAATGACATTCTCCGTGAAATTGTCATTAAGCCAGGGGATCTGCACATGGTGGATAGTCCCGACCAACTGCTGGTGAAGCACGAAAGTATTGCCAGCCCTGGCCAGGAAGTGATGTCCGGATTGTCTGTGAATGATCTGCGGTATGTCGAGTATGTAGAAACCCCCGAAGGATCAGCAATTCTCCTCCGCCCGGTGACTGAGTTTCCGGTGCCCAACGAGCCATCGGTGCCCAGTCAAGAGTCCACCAGTGAAGTCGGACGTTCCATAAGTCTGCGGGCAGTGCAGCGGATTCCCTTCAAAGACGGCGATCGCGTCAAGTCGGTGGAAGGGCTGGAACTTCTCCGTACCCAACTGGTATTGGAGATTGGCAAGGATGCGCCCCAATTGGCGGCTGACATCGAACTCGTTCCTGACGAAACCGAGCCAGAGGTGATGCGCCTGCAACTGGTCATTCTGGAGTCCTTGGTCGTGCGACGAGATATTGCCGCTGATCCCACCCAGGGCAGTACCCATACCCGCCTTCTCGTTGAAGACGGCCATGAGATCAAGCCAGGAGCCGTTGTCGCCCGCACCGAAATTCAGTGTAAAGAGCCGGGAGAAGTTCAGGGGATTCGGGAAGGAGCTGAGGCGATTCGCCGGATTCTGGTGGTGCGAGATGCCGATAAGATGCAGATCGACACCCAAGATCAGACACCCAAGGTGAAGGTTGGCGATTTACTGGTCGCCAATAGCGAGATTGCCCCCGGGCATTCATACCGCAGAATCGGGACAGGTCCTCCACGTTGA
- a CDS encoding DNA-directed RNA polymerase subunit gamma gives MPKQEQRFDYVKISLASPDRIRQWGERTLPNGQLVGEVTKPETINYRTLKPEMDGLFCERIFGPAKDWECHCGKYKRVRHRGIVCERCGVEVTESRVRRHRMGYIKLAAPVAHVWYLKGIPSYISILLDMPLRDVEQIVYFNAYVVLNAGNADNLTYKQLLTEDQWIEIEDQLYSEESQLVGVEVGIGAEALQQLLQDIQLEAEAEQLREEIAVAKGQKRAKLIKRLRVIDNFVATGAKPEWMVLTYIPVIPPDLRPMVQLDGGRFATSDLNDLYRRVINRNNRLARLQEILAPEIIVRNEKRMLQEAVDALIDNGRRGRTVVGANNRPLKSLSDIIEGKQGRFRQNLLGKRVDYSGRSVIVVGPKLKMHQCGLPREMAIELFQPFVIHRLIRQGLVNNIKAAKKLIQRGDASVWDVLEEVIEGHPVMLNRAPTLHRLGIQAFEPILVEGRAIQLHPLVCPAFNADFDGDQMAVHVPLSLEAQAEARLLMLASNNILLPATGRPVVTPSQDMVLGCYYLTADNPVQPDAAIRYFGDLEDAVIAYEQHQVALHTYVWVKFDGLVETEEPEGAPKIEQGVDGTVTKIFHAEKSQVPLRRVREDAEGNLISQYIRTTPGRIIYNKTVHEVLAD, from the coding sequence ATGCCCAAGCAAGAACAGCGGTTTGACTATGTCAAGATTAGTCTGGCCTCTCCAGACCGCATCCGCCAGTGGGGAGAGCGCACTCTCCCTAATGGTCAATTGGTGGGAGAAGTCACCAAGCCAGAAACAATCAATTACCGAACCCTGAAGCCAGAAATGGACGGGTTATTTTGTGAGCGGATTTTTGGCCCCGCAAAGGATTGGGAGTGTCACTGTGGTAAGTATAAGCGGGTGCGCCATCGCGGGATTGTTTGTGAACGGTGTGGCGTCGAGGTCACAGAATCACGGGTACGCCGCCATCGCATGGGCTATATTAAACTGGCTGCTCCAGTGGCTCATGTCTGGTACCTGAAGGGGATTCCCAGCTACATCTCGATTTTGTTGGACATGCCTCTCCGGGATGTGGAGCAGATTGTCTATTTCAATGCCTATGTGGTTCTCAATGCTGGGAATGCAGACAATCTCACCTACAAGCAATTGCTGACCGAAGATCAGTGGATTGAGATTGAGGATCAACTTTACAGTGAAGAGTCCCAACTGGTGGGCGTGGAAGTTGGGATTGGTGCCGAAGCTTTGCAGCAACTACTCCAAGATATTCAACTAGAAGCCGAAGCAGAGCAGCTCCGAGAAGAAATTGCCGTCGCTAAAGGTCAGAAACGCGCCAAGCTGATTAAGCGCCTGCGAGTGATCGACAACTTTGTAGCCACGGGTGCCAAACCGGAATGGATGGTACTCACCTACATCCCGGTGATTCCGCCGGATCTGCGACCCATGGTGCAGTTGGATGGTGGGCGGTTTGCGACCTCTGATCTGAATGATCTGTATCGGCGAGTCATTAACCGCAATAACCGTCTGGCACGCCTCCAGGAAATTCTGGCTCCAGAAATTATTGTCCGCAACGAGAAGCGAATGCTTCAGGAGGCTGTGGACGCGCTAATCGATAATGGCCGCAGAGGTCGGACCGTCGTTGGAGCCAATAACCGACCGCTGAAATCCCTGTCAGATATCATTGAAGGCAAGCAGGGACGATTCCGCCAGAATCTTTTGGGTAAGCGGGTAGACTATTCGGGACGCTCTGTGATTGTGGTTGGCCCCAAGCTCAAAATGCACCAGTGCGGCCTGCCTCGAGAAATGGCCATTGAGCTATTTCAACCCTTTGTGATTCATCGGCTGATTCGTCAGGGCTTGGTCAATAACATTAAGGCCGCTAAAAAACTAATTCAGCGCGGGGATGCCAGCGTTTGGGACGTTTTAGAGGAAGTGATCGAGGGACACCCGGTCATGCTCAACCGAGCACCGACGCTGCATCGACTAGGGATTCAAGCCTTTGAACCCATTTTGGTGGAAGGGCGAGCCATTCAACTCCATCCCTTGGTTTGTCCAGCGTTCAACGCTGACTTTGATGGGGATCAAATGGCTGTGCATGTGCCGCTGTCTTTAGAAGCCCAGGCAGAGGCACGACTGTTGATGTTGGCTTCTAACAATATCCTACTGCCGGCAACGGGTCGTCCAGTGGTGACTCCCAGTCAGGACATGGTTTTGGGGTGTTACTACTTAACGGCGGACAACCCCGTTCAACCTGATGCAGCCATACGCTACTTTGGCGATCTTGAAGATGCGGTGATTGCCTATGAGCAGCACCAAGTGGCGCTTCATACCTATGTTTGGGTGAAATTTGACGGCCTAGTCGAGACAGAGGAACCCGAGGGGGCTCCCAAAATTGAGCAGGGGGTGGATGGGACGGTGACGAAGATCTTCCATGCAGAGAAAAGCCAAGTGCCCCTCCGGCGCGTTCGGGAAGATGCCGAGGGAAATCTGATTTCCCAATATATTCGTACCACTCCCGGACGCATTATCTACAACAAGACGGTTCACGAGGTTCTAGCAGACTAG